Within Oleidesulfovibrio alaskensis DSM 16109, the genomic segment CGTACACTTCGTTGACAGCGGCAAAGTCACTGATATCGGCCAGAAACACGGTTACTTTGACCACGTCATCCAGCGATGCCCCTGCACTTTCTGCCACGGCTTTGATGTTGGCGAAAATCTGATGGACCCGATCGCGGATATCGCCTTCGGGCATGGTGCCGGTCTGCGGATTGATGGGCAGCTGACCGGAAAGAAAAAGCAGGTCGCCGGAAAGTATAGCCTGAGAATACGGGCCTACGGCTCCCGGTGCCTTGGTTGTGGCAATGGCTTTTTTTGCAGACACAACGGCCTCCTTTGCTTGGTAAAAATTTCACATCGCATGTCATAATGTCGAATGTCGACAATTTTGATTCATACGACTGAGCCTGAAAACCATCTCGTGTACAAGCGGTATTCCCGCCGCACGCCTGCACACTACGGTTATCCTCACATATTAGTCAAACAAAATGTCGACATTCGACAATAATTTTTATTCATCATGATAAAAAAACATCATCAATACGTTAAAAAAAACAATAAAAAAAGAGCATTACGAAGAGGAAAAATATTGCGCCGCCCTTGCTCATTATTTCACATAAACAAGCCTTCTATCGGGTTCAGCGTTCCGGCAAAACACTGCCGCCGTGACCAAGAAAACAGTCCACGACGGCAGAACAATGTGGATAAGCTGGGAAAAATGATCCATCACGTTCCGAACCTCGCCTTTGCTACTGTTTTCCGGATTCTGCGGCCGAATTTTGGGCCGGACTTCCAGCCAGACTTCGCACAGACATCCGGCCGGACTTGCAACCGGTGCCGTCCGCCGGCGGACAAGCTAACAAGCCGGTCGGGCTAGAAAATTATCATCCTCCGCCACGCGGATAATAATAGAAAAAAAGCGCTGATGCAGAACAATACTTACAGACTCAAACCGCCGGCTCATGCTTCCGGCAGCGGGGTCATCACGTCAATCTACCGGAGGTATCGATGAAAAAAACAATCCTGTCCGCATTCCTGTTTCTCATGCTGGTTGCAGCGTTCCCTCTGCATGCTGCGCAAAATGTCACCGTATACGGTGACGACGCCTACCCGCCCTACAGCTACCAGAAAGGAAAAGAAGCCAGAGGCATCTATGTTGATATTCTGAAAAAAGCTTTTGCACAGATGCCCGACTACAATGTGACCATAGAGCTTGTGCCGTGGAAACGTGCAGTCAAGCTGGTGGAAACCGGTAAAGGATTTGCTTTTTTCCCGCCTTATTACCGTCCGGACCTGCGCCCGTGGGTCATCCATTCCGAACCCATTCTGGAAGAAGCAGTTGTCGTATTCTGCCGCGATGACGTGCTGGCCTCTCCCCGCCCTGACTGGCCTGCAGACTACAAAGGGTTGACCGTGGGGACAAACGAAGGCTTTTCACTCGGGCGAAAAGAAGCCGAACAAGGCATAATCACACTGGAAGAGGCCGGTGATAATGACAAAAACGTTATAAAAGTAGCCAACAAACGTATTGACTGCTACCTCAACGACCGCCTTGCCGTACTGCAGACCATTCAGAGTCTGAAACAGGCAGGCAAGTATGTTGAGGGACAGCACGCCGGTATCCTGGAAGGCGCTGTGGTCGAACAGGAATACGGTCACGTGGGCTTTGCCACGGCAGGCTCGTTCCCGTTCCGCGACGACTTTGTCGCCAAATTCAATGAAACCATAAAGAAGATGAAGGCATCAGGCGAAATCGAAGCTATTGTTGCCGGATATAAATAACTGAACAAAGCAGGAAGCCTTCGCACGGAGGCTTCCTGCTCCGGCCCCGAAACAGCTCGGAGGGCATTGTGACAAAAAGCATACAGACTATACTCATCCTGATACTTGTAGCCGTTGTAACAACTATCCTTACGGCTTTCGGTGCTCAGAGCTACTATCTGGAGCAGACCAAGCAGCTCGCCCTGCTGACTAATGAAAGTAACCGTGCAGCGGCACGCCTTGCGGTCAACATGGCGTCCCCCATGTGGGAACTGGATGAAGATCTGGCAAGCGATGTGGTGGCTTCCGAAATGCAGGCAGAGAACGTCCACACGGTGGTCATCTGGGAACCTGATCAGGAAAAAATCTTTTACGGCCGCACCAAAGCAGGAACTGAAGAAGCCGAAGCAGACCAGCTGCCTGAAGGTTCTGACTATATCACAGCAACAAGCGAAGTATTGCACAAAGAATCTGTCATAGGCGTCGCCGGTGTAGCTGTCAGCAAAGCAAACATGCGCGCTGACCTCCGCGCCACCCTGCAAAAAATAGCGTTAACCACCATCACTATAGATGCTCTGCTTATTTTCGCACTCTTCATGGCCATGCGGTCAGTTATCATAAAGCCCCTTAAATCCATCGAAGAATACGTTGTGAGCATCAGTAACGGTAACTATGATGTGGGTTTCAGTGCCGCACGCTTTCTCGGCGAACTCAAGCGGCTGCGTACAGCAGTTGAAACCATGGTAGAGAACCTGAAGCGCAATATATCTGAAATACAGATAAAAGAGAAAGAAGCAGCAAAAGCTGCAGCGGAAGCAAAACAGGCATTCGCCGCTGCTGAAGAATCCAAAGAAAAAGCTGTAAGAGCGCGTCGCGAAGGTCTGCTGGAAGCTGCAGGTGTTCTGAAAGGCATCGGCGGCCGCATAAGAGAAGCATCGTCTGACCTTTCTGAAAAAGTGGATGCTGTGACGTCACGCAGCGACCAGCAGCGAGAACGGGCCACATCTACGGCCACCGCCATGGAAGAAATGAACGCAACGGTTCTGGAAGTGGCCAGAAGTGCATCGGAAGCCGCACTCAGCGCTGAAGAATCACGTTCAACTGCGGGGCTCGGTTCCTCAAAAGTTGTGGAACTGGTAACGACCATTAAAGACGTGGTACAGCAGACGGAAAACCTGAAAAACAGCCTGAATGTTCTTGGCAGCCATGCCGAAGGCATCGGGCGTATCATGGGCGTAATTAACGATATTGCCGACCAGACTAACCTGCTGGCGCTCAATGCAGCTATCGAAGCCGCACGGGCTGGTGACGCCGGCAGAGGTTTTGCCGTGGTGGCGGATGAAGTCCGCAAGCTGGCAGAAAAAACCATGCAGGCAACCAAAGAAGTTGAAACCGTTGTCCGTGATATACAAAGCAGCAGCCAGGTAAACATATCCGGCATGGAGCAGACTTCTGAAGTGGTACGCACAAGTACAACCCTGGCAGAAGAAGCCGGGCGGTCTCTGGAGCAGATAGTCCGCACCATAGAAATGACATCAGATCAGGTGCGCAGCATCGCCACTGCAAGCGAAGAACAATCCGCGAGCAGTGAGGAAATTAACCAAGCCATGGTCCACATCAATGACTTGGCAGCAGAAATTGCAGACGATATGGCACTGGCCAATGATGCCATCAATGAGTTGTCGACCTATGCAAACAATCTTGCCGAGTTGATAGAAAAACTGGAACACGACGGAGAAGATAACTGACCCATACGGTTCCGAATACCCTGCGTCCAAATATCCCGATACCACGCAGGAGTACTGAAACCCGGTCCCCTTCTTTCACCCTTGTTCTTCTTAGTCGGCAGAAATGCCCTGCCCACTCCGCAACTCAGAAGCTACGCCAATGGAGTTGCTGAAGTTGCCCCCTGCTTAAAGCGAAACGCCACGGGGGATGCAAGGGGAATCATTCCCCTTGCCCGCCGGAGGCGTAA encodes:
- a CDS encoding RidA family protein, with protein sequence MSAKKAIATTKAPGAVGPYSQAILSGDLLFLSGQLPINPQTGTMPEGDIRDRVHQIFANIKAVAESAGASLDDVVKVTVFLADISDFAAVNEVYAQYFSTPYPARSAVQVAALPLKADVEIEAIIRIAE
- a CDS encoding substrate-binding periplasmic protein → MKKTILSAFLFLMLVAAFPLHAAQNVTVYGDDAYPPYSYQKGKEARGIYVDILKKAFAQMPDYNVTIELVPWKRAVKLVETGKGFAFFPPYYRPDLRPWVIHSEPILEEAVVVFCRDDVLASPRPDWPADYKGLTVGTNEGFSLGRKEAEQGIITLEEAGDNDKNVIKVANKRIDCYLNDRLAVLQTIQSLKQAGKYVEGQHAGILEGAVVEQEYGHVGFATAGSFPFRDDFVAKFNETIKKMKASGEIEAIVAGYK
- a CDS encoding methyl-accepting chemotaxis protein, which codes for MTKSIQTILILILVAVVTTILTAFGAQSYYLEQTKQLALLTNESNRAAARLAVNMASPMWELDEDLASDVVASEMQAENVHTVVIWEPDQEKIFYGRTKAGTEEAEADQLPEGSDYITATSEVLHKESVIGVAGVAVSKANMRADLRATLQKIALTTITIDALLIFALFMAMRSVIIKPLKSIEEYVVSISNGNYDVGFSAARFLGELKRLRTAVETMVENLKRNISEIQIKEKEAAKAAAEAKQAFAAAEESKEKAVRARREGLLEAAGVLKGIGGRIREASSDLSEKVDAVTSRSDQQRERATSTATAMEEMNATVLEVARSASEAALSAEESRSTAGLGSSKVVELVTTIKDVVQQTENLKNSLNVLGSHAEGIGRIMGVINDIADQTNLLALNAAIEAARAGDAGRGFAVVADEVRKLAEKTMQATKEVETVVRDIQSSSQVNISGMEQTSEVVRTSTTLAEEAGRSLEQIVRTIEMTSDQVRSIATASEEQSASSEEINQAMVHINDLAAEIADDMALANDAINELSTYANNLAELIEKLEHDGEDN